Proteins from a genomic interval of Anas platyrhynchos isolate ZD024472 breed Pekin duck chromosome 4, IASCAAS_PekinDuck_T2T, whole genome shotgun sequence:
- the EXOC1 gene encoding exocyst complex component 1 isoform X6 translates to MTAIKHALQRDIFTPNDERLLSIVNVCKAGKKKRNCFLCATVTTERPVQVNVVKVKKSDKGDFYKRQTAWALRDLAVVDAKDAVKENPEFDLHFDKVYKWVASSTVEKNTFISCIWKLNQRYLRKKIDFTNVSSQLLEELPKVAEESVPSGENQSVAGGDEEAVDEYQELNAREEQDIEIMMEGCEYAISNAEAFAEKLSRELQVLDGANIQSIMASEKQVNILMKLLDEALKEVDQIEIKLSSYEEMLQSVKEQMDQISESNHLIHLSNTNNVKLLSEIEFLVNHMDLAKGHIKALQEGDLTSSRGIEACTNAADALLQCMNVALRPGHDMLHAVKQQQQRFSDLREQFARRLASHLNSVFVQQGHDQSSTLAQHSVELTLPNHHPFHRDLLRYAKLMEWLKNTDYGKYEGLTKNYMDYLSRLYEREIKDFFEVAKIKMTGTTKEGKKFGLHGSSGKLTGSTSSLNKLSVQSSGNRRSQSSSLLDMGNMSASDLDVADRTKFDKIFEQVLSELEPLCLAEQDFISKFFKLQQHQGISGSTTNEAEEMDGGNLSRSYPSGVPQTISSEKDMIRQMMTKIFRCIEPELNNLIALGDKIDSFNSLYMLVKMSHHVWTAQNVDPASFLSTTLGNVLVTVKRNFDKCISNQMKQMDEVKISKKSKVGILPFVAEFEEFAALAESIFKNAERRGDLDKAYIKLIRAVFVSVEKVANESQKTPRDVVMMENFHHIFATLSRLKISCLEAEKKEAKQKYTDHLQSYVIYSLGQPLEKLNHFFEGVEARVAQGIREEEVSYQLAFNKQELRKVIKEYPGKEVKKGLDNLYKKVDKHLCEEENLLQVVWHSMQDEFIRQYKHFEGLIARCYPGSGITMEFTIQDILDYCSSIAQSH, encoded by the exons ATGACTGCAATCAAGCATGCTTTACAGAGGGATATTTTCACTCCCAATGATGAACGCTTATTGAGCATTGTGAATGTATGCAAAGCaggcaaaaagaagagaaactgcTTTTTATGTGCAACAG TGACAACAGAACGACCAGTGCAAGTAAATGTggtaaaagtgaaaaaatctgACAAGGGTGATTTCTACAAAAGGCAGACCGCATGGGCACTTCGAGATCTTGCTGTTGTTGATGCCAAAGATGCTGTCAAA GAAAATCCCGAATTTGATTTGCATTTTGACAAAGTGTACAAATGGGTTGCAAGCAGCACAGTGGAAAAGAACACTTTCATTTCATGTATCTGGAAACTCAATCAGAGgtatcttaggaaaaaaattgacTTTACTAACGTCAGTTCACAACTTTTGGAAG AACTACCTAAAGTTGCAGAAG AATCAGTCCCAAGTGGAGAGAATCAAAGCGTAGCAGGAGGTGATGAAGAGGCTGTGGATGAATACCAAGAATTAAATGCAAGAGAGGAACAGGATATAGAAATAATGATGGAAGGGTGTGAATATGCTATCTCTAACGCTGAAGCCTTTGCAGAGAAGTTGTCCAGAGAGCTACAAGTGCTAGATGGG GCAAATATCCAGTCAATTATGGCCTCAGAGAAACAGGTGAATATCTTGATGAAGTTGCTGGATGAAGCTCTAAAGGAAGTTGACCAAATTGAGATAAAATTGAGCAGTTATGAAGAAATGCTTCAGAGTGTAAAAGAGCAAATGGATCAAATCTCAGAAAGTAACCACCTAATCCATCTCAGCAACACCAATAATGTGAAGCTGCTGTCGGAGATCGAGTTCTTAGTG AATCACATGGATTTGGCTAAAGGTCATATAAAAGCCCTTCAGGAGGGAGATCTGACATCTTCTCGAGGCATTGAGGCCTGCACTAATGCAGCGGATGCCCTTTTGCAGTGTATGAATGTAGCTCTTCGTCCAG gaCATGATATGCTTCATGCAGtcaaacagcaacagcagcggTTTAGTGACTTGCGTGAGCAATTTGCACGGAGACTTGCCAGTCACTTGAACAGTGTGTTTGTTCAGCAG GGCCACGATCAGAGTTCTACTCTCGCCCAGCACTCTGTTGAATTGACGTTACCCAATCACCATCCATTTCACAGAGACTTACTTCGATATGCAAAACTCATGGAGTGGCTTAAGAACACAGATTATGGAAAATATGAAGGGCTAACAAAG aattaCATGGATTATTTATCGCGACTAtatgaaagggaaataaaagattTCTTTGAAGTTGCCAAGATCAAGATGACAGGCACaaccaaagaaggaaaaaagtttg GTCTTCATGGAAGCTCTGGAAAATTGACTGGGTCTACTTCTAGCCTAAATAAACTCTCTGTTCAGAGTTCAGGAAATCGTAGGTCTCAGTCATCCTCACTGTTGGATATGGGAAACATGTCTGCCTCTGATCTTGATGTGGCTGACAGAACAAAATTTGATAAG ATTTTCGAGCAAGTTCTAAGTGAACTGGAGCCCCTGTGTCTGGCTGAACAGGACTTCATTAGTAAATTTTTCAAACTACAGCAACATCAAGGCATCTCAGGATCAACAACG AAtgaagcagaggaaatggatggAGGAAATCTATCTCGTTCATACCCTTCTGGTGTTCCACAAACAATATCATCTGA GAAGGACATGATCCGGCAAatgatgacaaaaatatttcgTTGTATTGAGCCTGAGCTGAATAATCTTATAGCACTGGGGGACAAGATTGATAGCTTTAATTCCCTTTATATGTTAGTTAAGATGAGTCATCATGTATGGACAGCACAAAATGTGGACCCAGCTTCCTTTCTCAGCACAACACTTGGAAATGTTTTGGTGACTGTCAAAAGGAACTTTGATAAGTGCATT agTAATCAAATGAAACAGATGGATGAAGTAAAAAtctcaaagaaaagcaaagttgGGATCCTTCCATTTGTTGCTGAGTTTGAAGAGTTTGCAGCCCTTGCTGAATCAATTTTCAAAAATGCAGAACGACGAGGAGATCTAGATAAAGCCTACATAAAACTTATTAGAGCTGTTTTTGTCAGCG TTGAGAAAGTAGCTAATGAAAGCCAGAAAACACCCAGAGATGTGGTCATGATGGAAAACTTCCATCATATTTTTGCAACACTTTCTCGGCTGAAAATTTCTTGTCTTGAGGCTgagaagaaagaagccaaaCAGAAGTACACTGATCATCTTCAATCTTACGTCATCTACTCACTTGGACAGCCTCTTGAGAAATTAAAT catttctttGAAGGTGTTGAAGCTCGTGTGGCCCAAGGTATACGAGAAGAAGAAGTAAGCTATCAACTGGCTTTTAATAAACAAGAGCTTCGTAAAGTCATAAAGGAATATCCTGGTAAGGAAGTCAAGAAGGGATTGGATAATCTTTACAAGAAGGTAGACAAACATCTCTGTGAAGAAGAAAACTTACTTCAG gttGTGTGGCATTCGATGCAAGATGAGTTTATACGACAGTACAAGCACTTTGAAGGGCTGATAGCTCGCTGCTATCCTGGATCAGGAATCACTATGGAATTCACTATACAGGATATTTTAGACTACTGCTCCAGTATTGCACAGTCTCATTAA
- the EXOC1 gene encoding exocyst complex component 1 isoform X4, with protein sequence MTAIKHALQRDIFTPNDERLLSIVNVCKAGKKKRNCFLCATVTTERPVQVNVVKVKKSDKGDFYKRQTAWALRDLAVVDAKDAVKENPEFDLHFDKVYKWVASSTVEKNTFISCIWKLNQRYLRKKIDFTNVSSQLLEELPKVAEESVPSGENQSVAGGDEEAVDEYQELNAREEQDIEIMMEGCEYAISNAEAFAEKLSRELQVLDGANIQSIMASEKQVNILMKLLDEALKEVDQIEIKLSSYEEMLQSVKEQMDQISESNHLIHLSNTNNVKLLSEIEFLVNHMDLAKGHIKALQEGDLTSSRGIEACTNAADALLQCMNVALRPGHDMLHAVKQQQQRFSDLREQFARRLASHLNSVFVQQGHDQSSTLAQHSVELTLPNHHPFHRDLLRYAKLMEWLKNTDYGKYEGLTKNYMDYLSRLYEREIKDFFEVAKIKMTGTTKEGKKFATLPRKESAVKQETESLHGSSGKLTGSTSSLNKLSVQSSGNRRSQSSSLLDMGNMSASDLDVADRTKFDKIFEQVLSELEPLCLAEQDFISKFFKLQQHQGISGSTTNEAEEMDGGNLSRSYPSGVPQTISSEKDMIRQMMTKIFRCIEPELNNLIALGDKIDSFNSLYMLVKMSHHVWTAQNVDPASFLSTTLGNVLVTVKRNFDKCISNQMKQMDEVKISKKSKVGILPFVAEFEEFAALAESIFKNAERRGDLDKAYIKLIRAVFVSVEKVANESQKTPRDVVMMENFHHIFATLSRLKISCLEAEKKEAKQKYTDHLQSYVIYSLGQPLEKLNHFFEGVEARVAQGIREEEVSYQLAFNKQELRKVIKEYPGKEVKKGLDNLYKKVDKHLCEEENLLQVVWHSMQDEFIRQYKHFEGLIARCYPGSGITMEFTIQDILDYCSSIAQSH encoded by the exons ATGACTGCAATCAAGCATGCTTTACAGAGGGATATTTTCACTCCCAATGATGAACGCTTATTGAGCATTGTGAATGTATGCAAAGCaggcaaaaagaagagaaactgcTTTTTATGTGCAACAG TGACAACAGAACGACCAGTGCAAGTAAATGTggtaaaagtgaaaaaatctgACAAGGGTGATTTCTACAAAAGGCAGACCGCATGGGCACTTCGAGATCTTGCTGTTGTTGATGCCAAAGATGCTGTCAAA GAAAATCCCGAATTTGATTTGCATTTTGACAAAGTGTACAAATGGGTTGCAAGCAGCACAGTGGAAAAGAACACTTTCATTTCATGTATCTGGAAACTCAATCAGAGgtatcttaggaaaaaaattgacTTTACTAACGTCAGTTCACAACTTTTGGAAG AACTACCTAAAGTTGCAGAAG AATCAGTCCCAAGTGGAGAGAATCAAAGCGTAGCAGGAGGTGATGAAGAGGCTGTGGATGAATACCAAGAATTAAATGCAAGAGAGGAACAGGATATAGAAATAATGATGGAAGGGTGTGAATATGCTATCTCTAACGCTGAAGCCTTTGCAGAGAAGTTGTCCAGAGAGCTACAAGTGCTAGATGGG GCAAATATCCAGTCAATTATGGCCTCAGAGAAACAGGTGAATATCTTGATGAAGTTGCTGGATGAAGCTCTAAAGGAAGTTGACCAAATTGAGATAAAATTGAGCAGTTATGAAGAAATGCTTCAGAGTGTAAAAGAGCAAATGGATCAAATCTCAGAAAGTAACCACCTAATCCATCTCAGCAACACCAATAATGTGAAGCTGCTGTCGGAGATCGAGTTCTTAGTG AATCACATGGATTTGGCTAAAGGTCATATAAAAGCCCTTCAGGAGGGAGATCTGACATCTTCTCGAGGCATTGAGGCCTGCACTAATGCAGCGGATGCCCTTTTGCAGTGTATGAATGTAGCTCTTCGTCCAG gaCATGATATGCTTCATGCAGtcaaacagcaacagcagcggTTTAGTGACTTGCGTGAGCAATTTGCACGGAGACTTGCCAGTCACTTGAACAGTGTGTTTGTTCAGCAG GGCCACGATCAGAGTTCTACTCTCGCCCAGCACTCTGTTGAATTGACGTTACCCAATCACCATCCATTTCACAGAGACTTACTTCGATATGCAAAACTCATGGAGTGGCTTAAGAACACAGATTATGGAAAATATGAAGGGCTAACAAAG aattaCATGGATTATTTATCGCGACTAtatgaaagggaaataaaagattTCTTTGAAGTTGCCAAGATCAAGATGACAGGCACaaccaaagaaggaaaaaagtttg CTACACTGCCTCGAAAAGAAAGTGCTGTCAAACAGGAAACTGAGA GTCTTCATGGAAGCTCTGGAAAATTGACTGGGTCTACTTCTAGCCTAAATAAACTCTCTGTTCAGAGTTCAGGAAATCGTAGGTCTCAGTCATCCTCACTGTTGGATATGGGAAACATGTCTGCCTCTGATCTTGATGTGGCTGACAGAACAAAATTTGATAAG ATTTTCGAGCAAGTTCTAAGTGAACTGGAGCCCCTGTGTCTGGCTGAACAGGACTTCATTAGTAAATTTTTCAAACTACAGCAACATCAAGGCATCTCAGGATCAACAACG AAtgaagcagaggaaatggatggAGGAAATCTATCTCGTTCATACCCTTCTGGTGTTCCACAAACAATATCATCTGA GAAGGACATGATCCGGCAAatgatgacaaaaatatttcgTTGTATTGAGCCTGAGCTGAATAATCTTATAGCACTGGGGGACAAGATTGATAGCTTTAATTCCCTTTATATGTTAGTTAAGATGAGTCATCATGTATGGACAGCACAAAATGTGGACCCAGCTTCCTTTCTCAGCACAACACTTGGAAATGTTTTGGTGACTGTCAAAAGGAACTTTGATAAGTGCATT agTAATCAAATGAAACAGATGGATGAAGTAAAAAtctcaaagaaaagcaaagttgGGATCCTTCCATTTGTTGCTGAGTTTGAAGAGTTTGCAGCCCTTGCTGAATCAATTTTCAAAAATGCAGAACGACGAGGAGATCTAGATAAAGCCTACATAAAACTTATTAGAGCTGTTTTTGTCAGCG TTGAGAAAGTAGCTAATGAAAGCCAGAAAACACCCAGAGATGTGGTCATGATGGAAAACTTCCATCATATTTTTGCAACACTTTCTCGGCTGAAAATTTCTTGTCTTGAGGCTgagaagaaagaagccaaaCAGAAGTACACTGATCATCTTCAATCTTACGTCATCTACTCACTTGGACAGCCTCTTGAGAAATTAAAT catttctttGAAGGTGTTGAAGCTCGTGTGGCCCAAGGTATACGAGAAGAAGAAGTAAGCTATCAACTGGCTTTTAATAAACAAGAGCTTCGTAAAGTCATAAAGGAATATCCTGGTAAGGAAGTCAAGAAGGGATTGGATAATCTTTACAAGAAGGTAGACAAACATCTCTGTGAAGAAGAAAACTTACTTCAG gttGTGTGGCATTCGATGCAAGATGAGTTTATACGACAGTACAAGCACTTTGAAGGGCTGATAGCTCGCTGCTATCCTGGATCAGGAATCACTATGGAATTCACTATACAGGATATTTTAGACTACTGCTCCAGTATTGCACAGTCTCATTAA
- the EXOC1 gene encoding exocyst complex component 1 isoform X7 has product MTAIKHALQRDIFTPNDERLLSIVNVCKAGKKKRNCFLCATVTTERPVQVNVVKVKKSDKGDFYKRQTAWALRDLAVVDAKDAVKENPEFDLHFDKVYKWVASSTVEKNTFISCIWKLNQRYLRKKIDFTNVSSQLLEESVPSGENQSVAGGDEEAVDEYQELNAREEQDIEIMMEGCEYAISNAEAFAEKLSRELQVLDGANIQSIMASEKQVNILMKLLDEALKEVDQIEIKLSSYEEMLQSVKEQMDQISESNHLIHLSNTNNVKLLSEIEFLVNHMDLAKGHIKALQEGDLTSSRGIEACTNAADALLQCMNVALRPGHDMLHAVKQQQQRFSDLREQFARRLASHLNSVFVQQGHDQSSTLAQHSVELTLPNHHPFHRDLLRYAKLMEWLKNTDYGKYEGLTKNYMDYLSRLYEREIKDFFEVAKIKMTGTTKEGKKFGLHGSSGKLTGSTSSLNKLSVQSSGNRRSQSSSLLDMGNMSASDLDVADRTKFDKIFEQVLSELEPLCLAEQDFISKFFKLQQHQGISGSTTNEAEEMDGGNLSRSYPSGVPQTISSEKDMIRQMMTKIFRCIEPELNNLIALGDKIDSFNSLYMLVKMSHHVWTAQNVDPASFLSTTLGNVLVTVKRNFDKCISNQMKQMDEVKISKKSKVGILPFVAEFEEFAALAESIFKNAERRGDLDKAYIKLIRAVFVSVEKVANESQKTPRDVVMMENFHHIFATLSRLKISCLEAEKKEAKQKYTDHLQSYVIYSLGQPLEKLNHFFEGVEARVAQGIREEEVSYQLAFNKQELRKVIKEYPGKEVKKGLDNLYKKVDKHLCEEENLLQVVWHSMQDEFIRQYKHFEGLIARCYPGSGITMEFTIQDILDYCSSIAQSH; this is encoded by the exons ATGACTGCAATCAAGCATGCTTTACAGAGGGATATTTTCACTCCCAATGATGAACGCTTATTGAGCATTGTGAATGTATGCAAAGCaggcaaaaagaagagaaactgcTTTTTATGTGCAACAG TGACAACAGAACGACCAGTGCAAGTAAATGTggtaaaagtgaaaaaatctgACAAGGGTGATTTCTACAAAAGGCAGACCGCATGGGCACTTCGAGATCTTGCTGTTGTTGATGCCAAAGATGCTGTCAAA GAAAATCCCGAATTTGATTTGCATTTTGACAAAGTGTACAAATGGGTTGCAAGCAGCACAGTGGAAAAGAACACTTTCATTTCATGTATCTGGAAACTCAATCAGAGgtatcttaggaaaaaaattgacTTTACTAACGTCAGTTCACAACTTTTGGAAG AATCAGTCCCAAGTGGAGAGAATCAAAGCGTAGCAGGAGGTGATGAAGAGGCTGTGGATGAATACCAAGAATTAAATGCAAGAGAGGAACAGGATATAGAAATAATGATGGAAGGGTGTGAATATGCTATCTCTAACGCTGAAGCCTTTGCAGAGAAGTTGTCCAGAGAGCTACAAGTGCTAGATGGG GCAAATATCCAGTCAATTATGGCCTCAGAGAAACAGGTGAATATCTTGATGAAGTTGCTGGATGAAGCTCTAAAGGAAGTTGACCAAATTGAGATAAAATTGAGCAGTTATGAAGAAATGCTTCAGAGTGTAAAAGAGCAAATGGATCAAATCTCAGAAAGTAACCACCTAATCCATCTCAGCAACACCAATAATGTGAAGCTGCTGTCGGAGATCGAGTTCTTAGTG AATCACATGGATTTGGCTAAAGGTCATATAAAAGCCCTTCAGGAGGGAGATCTGACATCTTCTCGAGGCATTGAGGCCTGCACTAATGCAGCGGATGCCCTTTTGCAGTGTATGAATGTAGCTCTTCGTCCAG gaCATGATATGCTTCATGCAGtcaaacagcaacagcagcggTTTAGTGACTTGCGTGAGCAATTTGCACGGAGACTTGCCAGTCACTTGAACAGTGTGTTTGTTCAGCAG GGCCACGATCAGAGTTCTACTCTCGCCCAGCACTCTGTTGAATTGACGTTACCCAATCACCATCCATTTCACAGAGACTTACTTCGATATGCAAAACTCATGGAGTGGCTTAAGAACACAGATTATGGAAAATATGAAGGGCTAACAAAG aattaCATGGATTATTTATCGCGACTAtatgaaagggaaataaaagattTCTTTGAAGTTGCCAAGATCAAGATGACAGGCACaaccaaagaaggaaaaaagtttg GTCTTCATGGAAGCTCTGGAAAATTGACTGGGTCTACTTCTAGCCTAAATAAACTCTCTGTTCAGAGTTCAGGAAATCGTAGGTCTCAGTCATCCTCACTGTTGGATATGGGAAACATGTCTGCCTCTGATCTTGATGTGGCTGACAGAACAAAATTTGATAAG ATTTTCGAGCAAGTTCTAAGTGAACTGGAGCCCCTGTGTCTGGCTGAACAGGACTTCATTAGTAAATTTTTCAAACTACAGCAACATCAAGGCATCTCAGGATCAACAACG AAtgaagcagaggaaatggatggAGGAAATCTATCTCGTTCATACCCTTCTGGTGTTCCACAAACAATATCATCTGA GAAGGACATGATCCGGCAAatgatgacaaaaatatttcgTTGTATTGAGCCTGAGCTGAATAATCTTATAGCACTGGGGGACAAGATTGATAGCTTTAATTCCCTTTATATGTTAGTTAAGATGAGTCATCATGTATGGACAGCACAAAATGTGGACCCAGCTTCCTTTCTCAGCACAACACTTGGAAATGTTTTGGTGACTGTCAAAAGGAACTTTGATAAGTGCATT agTAATCAAATGAAACAGATGGATGAAGTAAAAAtctcaaagaaaagcaaagttgGGATCCTTCCATTTGTTGCTGAGTTTGAAGAGTTTGCAGCCCTTGCTGAATCAATTTTCAAAAATGCAGAACGACGAGGAGATCTAGATAAAGCCTACATAAAACTTATTAGAGCTGTTTTTGTCAGCG TTGAGAAAGTAGCTAATGAAAGCCAGAAAACACCCAGAGATGTGGTCATGATGGAAAACTTCCATCATATTTTTGCAACACTTTCTCGGCTGAAAATTTCTTGTCTTGAGGCTgagaagaaagaagccaaaCAGAAGTACACTGATCATCTTCAATCTTACGTCATCTACTCACTTGGACAGCCTCTTGAGAAATTAAAT catttctttGAAGGTGTTGAAGCTCGTGTGGCCCAAGGTATACGAGAAGAAGAAGTAAGCTATCAACTGGCTTTTAATAAACAAGAGCTTCGTAAAGTCATAAAGGAATATCCTGGTAAGGAAGTCAAGAAGGGATTGGATAATCTTTACAAGAAGGTAGACAAACATCTCTGTGAAGAAGAAAACTTACTTCAG gttGTGTGGCATTCGATGCAAGATGAGTTTATACGACAGTACAAGCACTTTGAAGGGCTGATAGCTCGCTGCTATCCTGGATCAGGAATCACTATGGAATTCACTATACAGGATATTTTAGACTACTGCTCCAGTATTGCACAGTCTCATTAA
- the EXOC1 gene encoding exocyst complex component 1 isoform X5, whose translation MTAIKHALQRDIFTPNDERLLSIVNVCKAGKKKRNCFLCATVTTERPVQVNVVKVKKSDKGDFYKRQTAWALRDLAVVDAKDAVKENPEFDLHFDKVYKWVASSTVEKNTFISCIWKLNQRYLRKKIDFTNVSSQLLEESVPSGENQSVAGGDEEAVDEYQELNAREEQDIEIMMEGCEYAISNAEAFAEKLSRELQVLDGANIQSIMASEKQVNILMKLLDEALKEVDQIEIKLSSYEEMLQSVKEQMDQISESNHLIHLSNTNNVKLLSEIEFLVNHMDLAKGHIKALQEGDLTSSRGIEACTNAADALLQCMNVALRPGHDMLHAVKQQQQRFSDLREQFARRLASHLNSVFVQQGHDQSSTLAQHSVELTLPNHHPFHRDLLRYAKLMEWLKNTDYGKYEGLTKNYMDYLSRLYEREIKDFFEVAKIKMTGTTKEGKKFATLPRKESAVKQETESLHGSSGKLTGSTSSLNKLSVQSSGNRRSQSSSLLDMGNMSASDLDVADRTKFDKIFEQVLSELEPLCLAEQDFISKFFKLQQHQGISGSTTNEAEEMDGGNLSRSYPSGVPQTISSEKDMIRQMMTKIFRCIEPELNNLIALGDKIDSFNSLYMLVKMSHHVWTAQNVDPASFLSTTLGNVLVTVKRNFDKCISNQMKQMDEVKISKKSKVGILPFVAEFEEFAALAESIFKNAERRGDLDKAYIKLIRAVFVSVEKVANESQKTPRDVVMMENFHHIFATLSRLKISCLEAEKKEAKQKYTDHLQSYVIYSLGQPLEKLNHFFEGVEARVAQGIREEEVSYQLAFNKQELRKVIKEYPGKEVKKGLDNLYKKVDKHLCEEENLLQVVWHSMQDEFIRQYKHFEGLIARCYPGSGITMEFTIQDILDYCSSIAQSH comes from the exons ATGACTGCAATCAAGCATGCTTTACAGAGGGATATTTTCACTCCCAATGATGAACGCTTATTGAGCATTGTGAATGTATGCAAAGCaggcaaaaagaagagaaactgcTTTTTATGTGCAACAG TGACAACAGAACGACCAGTGCAAGTAAATGTggtaaaagtgaaaaaatctgACAAGGGTGATTTCTACAAAAGGCAGACCGCATGGGCACTTCGAGATCTTGCTGTTGTTGATGCCAAAGATGCTGTCAAA GAAAATCCCGAATTTGATTTGCATTTTGACAAAGTGTACAAATGGGTTGCAAGCAGCACAGTGGAAAAGAACACTTTCATTTCATGTATCTGGAAACTCAATCAGAGgtatcttaggaaaaaaattgacTTTACTAACGTCAGTTCACAACTTTTGGAAG AATCAGTCCCAAGTGGAGAGAATCAAAGCGTAGCAGGAGGTGATGAAGAGGCTGTGGATGAATACCAAGAATTAAATGCAAGAGAGGAACAGGATATAGAAATAATGATGGAAGGGTGTGAATATGCTATCTCTAACGCTGAAGCCTTTGCAGAGAAGTTGTCCAGAGAGCTACAAGTGCTAGATGGG GCAAATATCCAGTCAATTATGGCCTCAGAGAAACAGGTGAATATCTTGATGAAGTTGCTGGATGAAGCTCTAAAGGAAGTTGACCAAATTGAGATAAAATTGAGCAGTTATGAAGAAATGCTTCAGAGTGTAAAAGAGCAAATGGATCAAATCTCAGAAAGTAACCACCTAATCCATCTCAGCAACACCAATAATGTGAAGCTGCTGTCGGAGATCGAGTTCTTAGTG AATCACATGGATTTGGCTAAAGGTCATATAAAAGCCCTTCAGGAGGGAGATCTGACATCTTCTCGAGGCATTGAGGCCTGCACTAATGCAGCGGATGCCCTTTTGCAGTGTATGAATGTAGCTCTTCGTCCAG gaCATGATATGCTTCATGCAGtcaaacagcaacagcagcggTTTAGTGACTTGCGTGAGCAATTTGCACGGAGACTTGCCAGTCACTTGAACAGTGTGTTTGTTCAGCAG GGCCACGATCAGAGTTCTACTCTCGCCCAGCACTCTGTTGAATTGACGTTACCCAATCACCATCCATTTCACAGAGACTTACTTCGATATGCAAAACTCATGGAGTGGCTTAAGAACACAGATTATGGAAAATATGAAGGGCTAACAAAG aattaCATGGATTATTTATCGCGACTAtatgaaagggaaataaaagattTCTTTGAAGTTGCCAAGATCAAGATGACAGGCACaaccaaagaaggaaaaaagtttg CTACACTGCCTCGAAAAGAAAGTGCTGTCAAACAGGAAACTGAGA GTCTTCATGGAAGCTCTGGAAAATTGACTGGGTCTACTTCTAGCCTAAATAAACTCTCTGTTCAGAGTTCAGGAAATCGTAGGTCTCAGTCATCCTCACTGTTGGATATGGGAAACATGTCTGCCTCTGATCTTGATGTGGCTGACAGAACAAAATTTGATAAG ATTTTCGAGCAAGTTCTAAGTGAACTGGAGCCCCTGTGTCTGGCTGAACAGGACTTCATTAGTAAATTTTTCAAACTACAGCAACATCAAGGCATCTCAGGATCAACAACG AAtgaagcagaggaaatggatggAGGAAATCTATCTCGTTCATACCCTTCTGGTGTTCCACAAACAATATCATCTGA GAAGGACATGATCCGGCAAatgatgacaaaaatatttcgTTGTATTGAGCCTGAGCTGAATAATCTTATAGCACTGGGGGACAAGATTGATAGCTTTAATTCCCTTTATATGTTAGTTAAGATGAGTCATCATGTATGGACAGCACAAAATGTGGACCCAGCTTCCTTTCTCAGCACAACACTTGGAAATGTTTTGGTGACTGTCAAAAGGAACTTTGATAAGTGCATT agTAATCAAATGAAACAGATGGATGAAGTAAAAAtctcaaagaaaagcaaagttgGGATCCTTCCATTTGTTGCTGAGTTTGAAGAGTTTGCAGCCCTTGCTGAATCAATTTTCAAAAATGCAGAACGACGAGGAGATCTAGATAAAGCCTACATAAAACTTATTAGAGCTGTTTTTGTCAGCG TTGAGAAAGTAGCTAATGAAAGCCAGAAAACACCCAGAGATGTGGTCATGATGGAAAACTTCCATCATATTTTTGCAACACTTTCTCGGCTGAAAATTTCTTGTCTTGAGGCTgagaagaaagaagccaaaCAGAAGTACACTGATCATCTTCAATCTTACGTCATCTACTCACTTGGACAGCCTCTTGAGAAATTAAAT catttctttGAAGGTGTTGAAGCTCGTGTGGCCCAAGGTATACGAGAAGAAGAAGTAAGCTATCAACTGGCTTTTAATAAACAAGAGCTTCGTAAAGTCATAAAGGAATATCCTGGTAAGGAAGTCAAGAAGGGATTGGATAATCTTTACAAGAAGGTAGACAAACATCTCTGTGAAGAAGAAAACTTACTTCAG gttGTGTGGCATTCGATGCAAGATGAGTTTATACGACAGTACAAGCACTTTGAAGGGCTGATAGCTCGCTGCTATCCTGGATCAGGAATCACTATGGAATTCACTATACAGGATATTTTAGACTACTGCTCCAGTATTGCACAGTCTCATTAA